The Lathyrus oleraceus cultivar Zhongwan6 chromosome 5, CAAS_Psat_ZW6_1.0, whole genome shotgun sequence genome includes the window TAGATCAATCACTCCCTAGGATTGCATGTGCTATGATGGATTATTCAAATGTTATAACTGATATGGTTTCTCTCTCCATGGTTCTAGGACACGTTCCTACTAAAAGGAGGCCTAGAACACCTACTGGGAAAAAGGCTAGGCCTTCAATTGTAACTAAATACTCTAACCCCCTAGGTCGTTTCAAATTCCTTCTAGTGAGATTAGGAATATTGAACCCTCTGTTACTATCAAGAAACCTCACTCTATGACTAGTTTATATCTTGATCCAATTAAAACCATGTATGTTAAACCTGATGTTGTTGCATCGACTAAAGGTTTTGGTGTTCCAAAATCAGTGGGTATTGTTGATTCTACTTAAAAACCAGGCTTTGAAAAACCAGGATCTGACTCTGGTACTATTAGTATATATAACCCTAGATCTGATAAGACCTTAGGTTAATCTAGTATGAATGTTGTTCATGAAAACATCGTTGATAAAAGTATTTGTGTGTTTAATCTCTCAAATTTTTGGTATTGAATCTAATTCTGATGTAGTGTCGGATGTTACGACATCCTTGGCCCGAACTGATAATTCTATTGAAACCTGATCAGTGTATTTtggatgcacgttcttccatgtttgtacttaagcatttcttcggtttgctttgattatttttatgttttaatgtgttttcataatttatgttatttttgcacttatttaattttcgtatttaattttcagcattaacagctttcgcgagaaaaatcatatcttgagctaggagtatcggattgagacgtgctaccagtcgatggaaagctaagaaaaagatctacaacttttgttcagaagtcgagagctgaatcagagtGTAGAAGGGCCAGAAATTTCGTTGAAGCTGCTGCATTATTTTTATATcttgtttgggttagttgtattgggcccgaatcgtacatttgacccggttgagttgtgaaacgggtttgggtgtttttacataggttaggcagccaaaaacagggttacgtttttctgttcatgtacgattttttgagagctagcaagatgactatggagaactaatcccttttgaatcaacctgctgtaattcagaatccgctttgaggtttttattaattccaatttgtttcctttgaattcttcttataattccaattatttgcttaatctaattgttgttataggataaaatccttaaattcgattgatgaatgatgatcccgaatcaatttcgtgttaacatagcttttattttatcacgaacgatcaagttgcgtctgcttaattcgcaatagtttttaatccgtttgcttaattcggaatttgggaatattacttgcataatttcctttacgcttgttaatggtaattgtaatcgaataggagcagacccgttagggatttggaattttataagaatcaatgataagtcggaagatgatgcagtaggttggttcgtgtcagcttattctataatcactttttttaatcacttttcataatcacttattctaaatcgaattgaaacccccatattttgttttcatacctggttaatttgtcaagagtccttgcgatacgatactcgaggtgtctctttccgtttactatatattattactcgttttgacccgtgtgcgaccCCTCCTAAAAAATCTGATATAAAGTCTGAAAGTGAGTTTGTTCCAGTTAAGTCCCTTGAAAAATCTAAAGCCAAAGATGATACTGATATCAAATCTATTGATATATCTGACAAAGAAGAGAATGTTGGTGTAAAGAAGGATCAATCCACAAACATTGTAAATGTAGAAGATCTGGATTGTGATGATGAGCCCATTGGTAAGATATTTTCTCTATGGATAGCTAAGAGGTTAAAGAGTAGAAAAGGGAAGGTTGTTGAGTCTACTAGCAAGTCTCCCAAGGCACCAAACAAAAGTACAAGTGTTGGTCCCGCAAAAAGGTGGAGCGAGATTGTAACCCCTGTCACCAAGAAATGATCTCTAAATAGGAAGGAAGACCCCTCTAGTTCTAGTGACTTTGAGTATGATGTCGAACAGAATGTTCAAGACATCACGCCTCTAAACAAATCTGGTGGGGAAAAGGTCCTTGCTAATGTGCCTGAAGTTCCCATTGACAACATCTCTTTTCAGTATGTTGAGAATGTTGAAAAATGGAAGTTTGTGTACCAAAGAAGGTTGGATTTGGAAAGGGAACTTGGCAAGGATGCCTTTGAGTGCAAGGAAGTGATGGATCTGATTAAAGAAGCAGGGTTGATGAAAAGTGTCGCTAGTTTTGGAAAGTGTTATGAGATGCTTGTAAAAGAGTTCATTGTGAATATTTCCAATGAGTGTGACAACAAGAGGAGTAAGGAGTTTAAAAAAGTGTATGTGAATGGAAAATGTGTGGATTTTTCTCCTGAAATCATTAACAGGCTCATGGGCAGAAGTGAAAAGGAACAAGCTGAAGTAAAGGTATTTGACAATGTCATTTGCAGGGAAATCACTGCAAAACAGGTAAAGGAATGGCTATGAAAAGGAAAGTTGTCAGTTGGTTACGTAAGTGTGAAGTATGAAGTACTTCATAGAATTAGAGCTACTAATTGGGTTCCAACAAATCACACTTCCAACATTGCTACAGGGTTAGGAAAGTTCATTTACATTGTAGGGACCAAAACCAAGTTTGACTTTGGGTCCTATGTTTTTTACCAAACCATGAAGCATGCTACCTCTTTTGCTATGAAGATGCCTATAACCTTTCTCTCCCTAATTTATGGTGTAATTCTGAGTTAACACCCTAGTATTTTGATCACTTCAGACACTTCCTGCAAGAGAGAATCTCCTCTTTCTTTGCATTATATGTTATTCACAGGGAAACATGTCCCAAACATTGTCATGGCATCTGGTAAGGAAACTGTCAGCTCAACCTTAAAGGATGGAATAATTACTGAACTAAAAGATACTTGCAAGGCTTTGGATGAAACCATCAAAACTTGCACTAAAAAGAAAATCATACTAGAAAGCCTAATCAAAGCTTTAATTGAGGAGGGTACTGATGGTAATGTGGTTGGTGATGTGGAAGAAGAAACAAATGAGAAGGATGAGAATGATGATTCATATGCTGCTACTGATGAAGAAACAGATGCCAGTTCTGACATCTGATATGTTTTAATTATTGCTTCAATGTTTTTTGTGGGTTGTGCCCTGGATATTTTGTGCATCTTGTGTGCCTTTTTATTGGTCTGTAATATGTTCTAATGAATGAATTTCCTAATGCATAATTTTCCTGTTTTTGTCAAattttggctaaaaagggggagaaaggAAGTGGTTATTGCTGGTGTAGTTATTTCTCTTTTGTGCCTTTTGCCCCTTGAGGGGGAGTACTAATGGAGGGGAAGCAGTTCTTGCCTCTGTTATGCTATTTATGGGGAACATATGTGTTTTCTCTTCTAGCTTAATGATGACATGCTTCTTAGTGATAGTTCTTGTGTGTTGTTGTGAAGTCAGACCAAATGTCTTGACATCCTAACTGTgagaatttatttttctttgaaGAAAGTTCTTTTTGATGAAACTTTATTTCTCTCTTTGTTGTGCTCTGTGAGGCTGATTTTATCCTGTTCTGTTTCATATGCCTCTGATGTATATTGAAGAAATTCCAAGTTTATTTATTTTGTCTTTCTTTGAAGAAGTTCTCGTGTGTTTTCTAGTTTTGTTAAGTTATGCTCTACAAAGattgttttagccaaaatttgccaaaggggagGATTGTTAGTTTGTGTGCTTTGTGGTTGGTAGCATTTTGTTAGAAAAACTGAAATAGCAAGATGTTATACAAGATGTCTTGACATGCTTGTACGCCATTGTGGCGTGGTGTGGTTCATAGTGCTTATTTTAGAAGCTCTAAGATCGGTTCCAACTGTGCCTTGTTTCCTAAAAAaggatgtcaaaacatttaaggaaacattatATAGGACTTGATTTGATTCTACAATAGATTATGCAACAATCTAATTTGCTTTGATCTTCTATTTATTTTATCCCATAGCCCATGCTTTTTCAAGTGCTATTTAAAGAACGACTCAAAACCTAAGAAGACGACGAAGTTGCGCATGAGATAGTCTTGGTTATGGTTTAGTTTGTTCATTATTTTTATGAGCCATGAGAGTATCACTTAGATGcttgaattggactgagttttgtGTTGTAATTGTGAACcactcataagcttttaagcaagagtgggTTTTATTTCTTTAGAAGTGTGTCTTCTGTTAATTGTTAAAAATTGTTATCATTGTTTTGTGATTAAAGGGaagtgagaagggtctcatatctaggagagtaTTAGATAGAAATTACAAGTATGGTGATTAGGTTTGAAGTTTGTGAAACCAtaggttgtttagaacttcagtctaatactattatagtggatttccttcctggattgaatgcccccagatgtaggtgacgttgcaccaaactgggttaaaAATTAACATGTGTTATTTACTTCTTACTATTCACTTTAACATTGTAATTTTTTATGGTGTGATAATGTTCCGGTCCTGGCATCGTAACATTGTGTACGACATTTGGTATATGCGTACCATAATTTCAGAGAATTACGACTCTTCGCCTTTTTTCTGCGTTTTATCCATTTTTTGTCCTTCTTTATCTTGGAATGCCTGTTATGACCTGTAAACAAAGGAAGTACAATACCAAAGCATAAAACATGGTAAAATGAAAGGAAAGAGTATGAAAATAGTAAAATATAAAGGAAAAACAACTAATAAAAATGATATAAAAACCACGTATCAAACTTCCCAAACTTAGACCGTTGATTTTCCTCAAGCAACAAAGCTTGCATTCATGAGTTTTAAAATAAAGCATTCACATAATGATAAAACATATGAAAATGGGGTCAATGGTAATCATATGTGAGTCTTTGTTCCGATCGGCTAAGCCTAGTTCTCTTGGTAATCATCCGTCAACGAATGTATTACAAGAACACTAACCGCGGTAAAACCATGAAACTAAGCCTCCCTTTGAGAAATCTCTCCAACTATAATTTAGGCTTAAGTCTCTTTTTCGATTTTATTCCCCTTTCATTCGGACAATCATATTAAGGCATTTGTAATTTTTGTTTTCCTCACATGCACAAGATCGATCGAGAATTTTTTGTAGGCACCTTTGtattatattttttcttttttttcaatgaTTATGCATGCATTGGTATTTATTGGTCCAGTTTGGGATGACAATTGACACTCAACCGCCGTTAGGCTAAATAATCGGGTGATGGTTACCCAACTTAGAGGGTCTAGTTGTCTTTATTGCCTTTTTCATCATTTTGGTTCCCAAATTATTTATTTCTC containing:
- the LOC127080394 gene encoding uncharacterized protein LOC127080394 codes for the protein MQEELGKFIRNEVWDLVPRPEGMNIIGTKWIYKKKSDENGTVIRNKAWLVSQGYTQIEGVYFDEIFAPVSRLESIKNALRSVTYTKIQAISDGWYCDADWANNVADRKSTSRGCLFLGNNCISWFRHVPTKRRPRTPTGKKARPSIKPHSMTSLYLDPIKTMYVKPDVVASTKGFGVPKSVVKSLEKSKAKDDTDIKSIDISDKEENVGVKKDQSTNIVNVEDLDCDDEPIGKIFSLWIAKRLKSRKGKVVESTSKSPKAPNKSTSVGPAKRWSEINVQDITPLNKSGGEKVLANVPEVPIDNISFQYVENVEKWKFVYQRRLDLERELGKDAFECKEVMDLIKEAGLMKSVASFGKCYEMLVKEFIVNISNECDNKRSKEFKKVYVNGKCVDFSPEIINRLMGRSEKEQAEVKVFDNVICREITAKQVKEWL